Within Alteromonas sp. LMIT006, the genomic segment CATACTCGAATAAGGAGGTATCGAGACTTAAATTCATTTTAAGTGCCAGAAACCTTGGTTTTTCCGTTGCTGATATCAAGCAAATTCTTAATGAATCTCAAGATGGTAAAAGTGCGTGCCCATTAGTCAGAAGCCTGATCAAAGAGCGGCTTGAAGAAACAGAAAAACAGTTTCAAGCAATGTTGGCACTTCGAGGAAAAATGTCTTCAGCTCTTTCTCAATGGGAAGAAATGGAAGACAAAGCACCGACTGCAAACATGGTTTGTCATCTCATCGAAAACTTTGAGCAAATTAAAAAAGCATAGGAGGAAAAAGGGTGGCTACTAACACAAATATAAAAACTGAATCAGGCTGTTGCTGTCAGGCAAAAGCTCAATCCTCTTCGTGTAAAAGTAAGGAGAATACGTTGGAGAAAGTATCACATAACCAACAGCTTATCATTGAAGGTGCTGGGTGTGCTAGCTGTGTAGGCAAAATTGAAGGGGCGTTGAAGGCAACTCTTGGAGTCGTCAGTGCGGAAATGAATTTTGCTGATAGGACAGTAACAGTTTATGGGACAGCTAAAACAAAAGAATTGATCAAAGCTGTTGAGTCAGTGGGGTATAACGCGAAGCCAATTGATGATAGCTCAGCAACAGATGCGCTTGATGAGAAAGAGGCGGCTGATTGGGCATATTATAAGAAGCTAATGCGCGATACGTTTATTGCCCTTTCACTCGGCGTTCCTTTGATGATCTACAGCATTGTAGTTGGAGAAATGACGGTTGAAACAAACCTTGAACGAATTTCTTGGTTGGTTGTAGGCATTTTAACTTTTGGTGTTATGTATTTTTCAGGCAAGCATTTCTATGTAGGAGCATGGAAGAGCTTCAAAAATCATTCAGCCAATATGGACACCCTAATTGCTTTAGGAACAGGCACGGCTTGGTTGTATTCGATGGTTGTCGTGTTTGCACCTGACGCTGTTCCATTGATGGCACGGCATGTTTATTTTGAAGCTACCGCCATGATCATTGGCTTAATTGATTTAGGTTTAGCATTAGAAATCAAAGCCAGAGGTAAAACCTCTGAGGCCATTAAACGTCTTATCGGCTTGCAAGCCAAAACAGCAACCGTGGTTCGTGACAACAAAGAAGTTCAGATAGGTATTGAGCAGGTTTTATTTAACGATATTGTGAAGGTAAAACCGGGTGAAAAAATTCCCGTCGATGGCGTGGTATTGGAAGGACACACCTCTATTGATGAGTCCATGCTGACAGGCGAACCTATGCCTGCTGAAAAAGCTGAAGAAGATGAGGTTGTCGCAGGTACTTTGAACAAATCAGGCATGATTTTATTTAGAGCCACACGCGTTGGTAAAGACACGGCGCTTGCACAAATCATCAATATGGTGAAACGAGCACAAAATTCAAAACCGCCGATTGGCCGTTTGGCCGATGTTATTTCAGCTTTTTTCGTACCTGTCGTGATGATTACCTCTGTGTTAAGTGCGCTAGCATGGCTTAACTTTGGACCTGAGCCAGCCATTGCTTTTGCCATCGTTTCAGCAACTACTGTGCTTATTATTGCCTGCCCGTGTGCTTTAGGCTTGGCAACACCCATGTCTGTCATGGTGGGAGTAGGAAAAGCAGCAGAAGCCGGAGTGCTTATTCGCAACGGTGAGGCACTGCAAACCGCCTCTAAAATCACTGCCATGATTTTAGATAAAACGGGCACTATTACTGAAGGGGCACCTAAGGTAACCGATATTATTTTAGCAAAAGCTACTGACGAAAAAGACGTACTACAGCTTGCAGCAAGTTTAGAAAGCGGCTCAGAGCATCCTTTAGCGCAAGCGATTGTTGAAAGTGCGTTAGATCAGGATATTGAGTTACTAAAAATTGAAGCCTTTAACGCCATTACGGGTTTTGGTGTAGAAGCAAACTGCAACAATAAAGCCCTGCTTTTCGGTAACGATAAACTAATGAAGTTAAAAGGCATAGACCTCACTGGCTTTGTTGGAAAAGCCCAGTCTTTAGCAAAAGAAGCTAAAACACCTATGTATTTTGCTGTTGATGGTGAGCTTGCCGCAATAATTGCTGTTGCAGATCCAATCAAGTCTGACTCAATCTCTGCTATCCAACGTCTTCAGGCCAATGGTATACGCGTCATCATGCTAACGGGGGATAACAAGGAAACCGCTGCCGCTGTTGCCAAAAAAGCGGGCATTAGCGAGTTTTTTGCTGAAGTGCTGCCAGAAGACAAAGCCAACAAGGTGAAAGAGCTACAAGGCAGTGGCGAAATCGTTGGTATGACAGGTGATGGCATCAACGATGCTCCGGCGCTAGCGTTAGCTGATGTTGGTTTTGCTATAGGCACAGGTACAGACGTTGCGATTGAAAGCGCGGATATTACCCTGATGCGTGGTTCACTTCATGGCCTTGCTGATGCCATCGCGGTAAGCAAAGCGACTTTACGAAATATCAAACAAAACTTGTTTGGCGCGTTTGTCTATAACGTAGCCGGGATTCCTTTTGCTGCGGGGGTTCTATACCCCTTCTTTGGCATTCTGCTTAGCCCTGTAATTGCTGGTGCTGCAATGGCGTTTTCGTCATTGACCGTAGTGTCAAATGCAAATCGACTTCGCTTTTTTAAAGCCCAAAACTCATAGAAAGTAAGCATTAGGAGAATCACAATGATGATAATTAACTTATTAGGCTTAGTGTTAATTGCAATGATTGTTTGGTGGTTTTGGCTATACAAACCCAATAAAACAATTGTTCAAGATAGTGAAGTACTCATTGAAGTGAGGGATGGCGTGTATTCACCATCCTCAATTCAAGTGTCTGCTAGCCAGCCTGTCACTCTGAAGTTTATGCGCAAAGATCAATCACCCTGCGCTGAAACAATGCTTATTCCATCATTGGAGATAAGTGAGCAGCTTAAATTAAATGAAATTACTCAAATTACCTTATTGAACTTATCACCGGGAGAGCATGAGTTTCATTGTCAGATGCAAATGTATCGCGGTGTCTTAAAGGTCGTTTAGGAGGGCAATATGAAAAATCAACACCCTAATTTTTGGTCAACACCTACAGGTTGGGCTGCATTGGTGCTTATTGCCGCAGCCACCTATTTTTTAATCTTTGAACATGGACAACATGTTCTGCAATTTCTTCCCTATTTAATTTTGCTGTTATGTCCTTTGATGCATGTATTTATGCATGGCAGTCACGGCAAACATGGTCACGATCATTCACATGCGCCTGATGACAAAAAGGAAGAGAGCTTTCAAGAACTCACGGATAAAAATGAAGCCTATCGCGATGGCTACATACAAGGGTTAGAAGAAGGACGCAAGGAATTGCATAAGAAGGAGAACAGTGATGAATGAGACATATGATTATGGCTTATGGTCAATGGTGATACTGAATTCAGCAATTTTTATCTTTTTTGCCTTTAGTTTTGTCAAACCAAAAACATCAACTGATTGGCGAAGCCTAGGAGCGTTCTCCGCCTTTATTGTCGCCCTATTTACTGAAATGTATGGCTTTCCTTTAACTATCTATTTTTTGTCTGGATGGTTAACTGAAAATTACCCAGAAGTTAACTTCTTTGCGCATGAAAATGGGCACTTATTACATACTTTCTTTGGTTTGGAAGGTGATGCCCATTGGGACCCATTTCATATAGCGAGTATGGTGTTTATTGTGGCAGGTTTCTTTATGTTGTCTTCAGCATGGAACGTATTGCATCACGCGCAAAAACACCATCAATTGGCTACTACAGGATGGTACGCGAGGTGTCGTCACCCACAGTACGTAGCTTTCATTCTAATCATGTTCGGCTTTTTATTGCAGTGGCCGACCATCCCAACACTTGCGATGTTTCCAATCTTAGTCGTTGTTTACGTCAAGCTAGCGAAACGCGAAGAGACACAAGCTATTGCCGAGTTTGGTTCGGAGTACCATAGCTATATGGAATCGACACCAAGTTGGATTCCAAATTTTAATAAGAACATAGAAGGTAAAAATCATGAAAATGTTAGGTAAATCAATTTTATTTGTCAGCTCACTATTGGCGGCCACAAGCTTATTTGCTCAAAACAATGAGAATAAACATGAAGGTGCGAACAAATCGGATATGCATCAAAGCATGGCAATGTCGCATGAGAACATGGGAAAAATGCATTCAAAAATGATGGAAATGAAAAAGGAAGTCCATGCCATTAAAGCTGAAAAAGATCCTGAAAAGCAAAAGCAGATGATGGCTGAACATCACCGCTCAATGATGAAGATGATGCAATCCATGCACAAAAACATGGAAGAAATGCCAATGCATCAACAAATCAAGATGGCTGAACATCATTTAGAAATGATGGGGAACATGATGCCGCAGATGAACCGCAAAATGGAAGAAATGAAAGATAGCAATCAACAGCATTCACACAAACATTAGGAGAAAAATTATGAGCGATTTAGATCATAGAGTTGGCGTTAGAGAGCAAAATTTAGTTGTTCGAAATCTAAAGCTTAGCAATGTCACAGAAGAAAGCTGTGACGAGTTAGTAAAAGAAATAGATCAGCTTTTTGGTATAGATGAAGTTAGTTACAACATCAAAGAAGGTGAAATACACCTTGCCTATGATGCCGCAAACGTAAGCCTTGATGGGATTGAGGTGGTAATCCGTAAGTATGGCGTAGATGTTCATGATGATTGGTGGACACATACTAAAGAAAGTTACTATAAATTTGTTGATCAGAACATCAAAGATAACTCTGTTCATAAGCCTTGGAGTTGTCATCAAGCACCTTCGGGGGCTGGCCGGAAAAACAAATGAATTCATAAAAAAGTGTATAGATAATTAGTTAGTCAAATGAGGTAACAGTGATGAAAATGTAATCCCCCCATTTTAAACAGCAATCATTCGTAGAAATTCATTAAGCTGCCTTTAGCACAGCAGTTGGCGGTATACCGCCAACTGCTGTATTGGGTCGTTCATTATTGTATAACCATAACCACTTCGTTGCCAACTCTTGTGCTTGAGCAACACTTTCAAACATATGCATGTTCAGCCATTCGTGTCTTACGGTTCGATTAAAACGCTCGACATAAGCATTCTGAGTCGGTTTGCCAGGTTGGATGTAAAGTAACGTTATGTGGCGGTTATTCGCCCAAATTACGAGTTCATTCGAGATGTATTCGGGGCCGTTATCGCATCTAATGGCACTTGGTTTGCCTCGCCATTCAATTACTTGCTCTAGCGAACGAATAACTCGTGCGCTTGGCATAGATAAGTCCACATCAATCGCTAAGCCTTCACGATTGTAGTCATCAATGACATTAAACGTTCTTAAGCTGCGGCCATCAGCCAAGGTATCTGACATAAAATCCATTGACCACACTTGATTTTTCGCCAGCGGCACACTTAAGGCATCTGGTCTATCTCGTTTAATGCGTTTTCGCGGCTTTATCCGTAAGTTAAGTTCAAGCTCTCGGTAAATACGATAAACACGTTTGTGATTCCAACTAAATCCTTTGACGTTGCGCAAATACAAAAAGCACAAACCGAAACCCCACTGCTTGTTGGCTTCGGTCAATCGCAATAGCCAGTCTGCAACCAATGCATTTTCGCTTGATAGCAAAGGCACATAGCGGTAGCCACTTTCACTGATGTTGACGCAGGCACAGGCCAAACGAATACTAAACTGTCTGTCGGATACGAGTTTTTTCGCCATCTCGCGTCGCAAGAATGGCGTTACAGCTTTCCCTCAATGATCTCCTGTCGAATGTCTGCCTTAATACACTCTTCAGCATACATCTTTTTAAGACGCTTGTTCTCGTCCTCAAGTTCTTTAAGTCGCTTCAGCATCGAAGCGTCCATACCGCCAAACTTTGCACGCCATTTATAAAACTGAGCGCTACTCATGCCATGCTCTCGACACAAATCAGGCACCTACACTCCGGCTTCGTTTTGTTTGATCATTGCCATTATTTGGCTATCACTATATTTTGATTTACGCATTAGAAAACTCCTTCATTTTATTTTATTGGAATTTTCTACTTATGACTACTGTGGTTTAGTGGGGGGATTACACGGTCAAACGTCGCGAGCAAATTCGCAACAGTGCCAGTGAATTTATTGATAGTATTTCTTCGGGTATCGCGATAGGCATAGAAAAAGGAGGACAAGGGTCGAGCGAAATTTTGGCCATCAATAACGTTGCCTCTGAGTCTTTCAATGTGAGCTTGGGCGAACTCATTGGCACGCCCTTTGAAAAATTCATGCTATCGCTGGGCATTACCGAATTGGACAACACCCAGGTTGGACAAAGTTTTACAATTAGTACTGCAAATTACGGCGTCAGAGAAGTCGAGTTCAGAAAGGGGATTTTGTTTGATTATATCAACCTTGATAGACCCAATGAAACCTCGGTAAAACTCATCGTCTATGAGTTTACTGACATCACAGAAGCCACACGCATCAAAAAATCATTAATTGCAGCACGTGACCGGGCCATTTCTGAAAATAAACTCCGCAACGAGATGATCGCCAAGCTTTCTCATGAACTAAAAACCCCTTTGCATGGCTTAATTGGTTTGTCTGACTTGTTAAAAATGCGTTTTGTCGGTGATATTTCAGCAAAAGAAAAGCAAATTGTTGATTCGCTACAAAAATCTGCGTATTTAATGAAAGATGTGATTGATTACACACTAAAAAGCTCGACACTCATTGATACTATCGACAATAAAAATTTCTGTGTCATTGATGCTCATTCACTCATCCAAGACATCATTAATTTAGTTCAACCTGTCGCCGACAAGCATGAAATTGAGATTATCTTCGAATGTAGTAACTGCACTGTGTATGCAGAACCAAGGGGAATTCGACAAGTATTGATCAACATTTTTGAAAATGCCATCAAATATAATGTGCATCGTGGGAAGGTGAGTATCAGCTGTTCAGAGACAGAATATGGTCAAGTTCAAATCACGGTCACAGATACGGGTGTCGGCATGACTGAAGAAGAGAAAAAGCGATGCATTGAACCTTATCAGCGATTTTCAAATAAGGAAGGGTCTGGTCTTGGACTCCCAATTGCTGAAAGCTTAGTAAGAGCCATGGGAGGACACCTCGAGATATCCTCCACCAAAAACGTAGGCACTACTATGGTGATTCGATTAAGTCAACTTATTACAGGTAATTAGGCATGGAGCGACAACTAGCAAAACATTTTATCCCTTTTTCTGCCGTATCTGCAGTAAAGGAAGCGACTCGAGCTGTACACCAACAGATGGAAAGCTGTCATGCGATGCGCCGGTTAATGGCCGATGACGTCACTTTATTAGAATATCAAAGTATTTTGATGCAATGGCAATTATGGACTGACAAAAACATGGTGCATATTGCTTCTCAACTTAAGAGCCTTGCTATATTTGATCTTGTCGACAGATTAGAACGATTTAACATTATACAGAAAGATATTGCGCGGATTGTTGAGATGGAAGAATACATTTTGGCAAATCAAAACGCCCTTCAAATGCTCCCACTTGGCGCTGTAACCTCAATCGACCTAGCTAGTCCAGAACAAGCTCTTGGCGCATTCTATGTTTTGGAAGGATCCACTTTGGGTGGAGCTATGATTACACGCCATCTTAAACACCATTTTGGCGACCAGATACCTTGTCAGTTTTACAATGGTTATGGCATGGGAACGCCTAGCAAATGGCACAACTTTTTGAAACATTTTGAGCAATGTATCGCTACTGAAGTTGATTTAGATGATGCGTGTATAGGAGCTAATGCAGTGTTTTCTTCTTTATTGCAAACGTTTCAGGGTCACAAGCAAAGCGCCATGGGGTTGGTGCAATAATCATACTAGTAAAAAACTTTTTTTGCATAGCCTTCGTTTAAACTTTCATGCTAACACCATGCACATATTGCGCTCAGTATCCGCTCATGAACCTCCTGCATCTAATATTATTGCTATTTTTGATTGCGCTGCCACCCAAAAGCCATGCATTGTATGCTCAAGGCTGCCAAGATCCCAAATACCATGCCTACATCGACTCTCGATTCGCTACCTTTGCGCAAAACAATGAGCGCATGTACACCCAAACCTTGCGCGAATATGAGCGTATTGAGCAAACCAACTCAGCAACACAAGACCATACATTTCAGCGCATCAGCGCCTTAACCCGGCATTTAACTTACAGTGCGCAGCTTGATCCCATTGCGCAGGCCAGGCTAAAAATCGATGCTCTATTGTCGTATTCAGAAGCCTTGAGTATGGAAAAACGCATCGCAGGTCTAGTACTGGACGAGTTCAGCAGTGAGAATCATGCGATTAATATGGCTCGCGCTTGGATCGCCTATCGGCAAGGTGATATGGAGGCGACACAAGCCTCACTTATGGCATCTTTGGATATCAAAGATCCCATGCTCTTGAGTGCATTTGGGCCCGACTTTTCACTGGTCAGGCACTTATATAAGGATGGGCATATTGATATTGTAAAAGCGTTTATCAACAAAACTAAAACCTTTTGGCAGACCTCCGAGGCCAATCGGCTGCGTTTTATCTGGGGGCAAATGATGATTTTGCAGTGCCAGATCCAATTTGAATCCTCCGACATTGTTCAGGCTCTCAATTTGGGGATCCGCACCCAACGCTGATGCGAACTTTACATTTTTACGGGCGCAAAAGTGTCGACAATAAAAAACCATAATACTTTAATCTAGTTGCATCCTCCCCTAAAAAAGCTATTATTGTCGACAATAATGCATTTATCCCTACAAGGTGCTCATCCATGTCTCATTCTACGGCTTTTTCTCCTGCGCAATCGGTCAAAACGTTAAGCGGTACCGCGTATTCCTACCACAGTCTACCAGCCACGGCTGACGCCCTAGGCATCAAGCTAGAGCGACTACCTTACTCGCT encodes:
- a CDS encoding DUF2933 domain-containing protein, giving the protein MKNQHPNFWSTPTGWAALVLIAAATYFLIFEHGQHVLQFLPYLILLLCPLMHVFMHGSHGKHGHDHSHAPDDKKEESFQELTDKNEAYRDGYIQGLEEGRKELHKKENSDE
- a CDS encoding MerR family transcriptional regulator; translated protein: MKVTELAKSLGTTADTVRYYTRLGLLKPAKSVNGYKSYSNKEVSRLKFILSARNLGFSVADIKQILNESQDGKSACPLVRSLIKERLEETEKQFQAMLALRGKMSSALSQWEEMEDKAPTANMVCHLIENFEQIKKA
- a CDS encoding biliverdin-producing heme oxygenase; translated protein: MERQLAKHFIPFSAVSAVKEATRAVHQQMESCHAMRRLMADDVTLLEYQSILMQWQLWTDKNMVHIASQLKSLAIFDLVDRLERFNIIQKDIARIVEMEEYILANQNALQMLPLGAVTSIDLASPEQALGAFYVLEGSTLGGAMITRHLKHHFGDQIPCQFYNGYGMGTPSKWHNFLKHFEQCIATEVDLDDACIGANAVFSSLLQTFQGHKQSAMGLVQ
- a CDS encoding heavy metal translocating P-type ATPase: MEKVSHNQQLIIEGAGCASCVGKIEGALKATLGVVSAEMNFADRTVTVYGTAKTKELIKAVESVGYNAKPIDDSSATDALDEKEAADWAYYKKLMRDTFIALSLGVPLMIYSIVVGEMTVETNLERISWLVVGILTFGVMYFSGKHFYVGAWKSFKNHSANMDTLIALGTGTAWLYSMVVVFAPDAVPLMARHVYFEATAMIIGLIDLGLALEIKARGKTSEAIKRLIGLQAKTATVVRDNKEVQIGIEQVLFNDIVKVKPGEKIPVDGVVLEGHTSIDESMLTGEPMPAEKAEEDEVVAGTLNKSGMILFRATRVGKDTALAQIINMVKRAQNSKPPIGRLADVISAFFVPVVMITSVLSALAWLNFGPEPAIAFAIVSATTVLIIACPCALGLATPMSVMVGVGKAAEAGVLIRNGEALQTASKITAMILDKTGTITEGAPKVTDIILAKATDEKDVLQLAASLESGSEHPLAQAIVESALDQDIELLKIEAFNAITGFGVEANCNNKALLFGNDKLMKLKGIDLTGFVGKAQSLAKEAKTPMYFAVDGELAAIIAVADPIKSDSISAIQRLQANGIRVIMLTGDNKETAAAVAKKAGISEFFAEVLPEDKANKVKELQGSGEIVGMTGDGINDAPALALADVGFAIGTGTDVAIESADITLMRGSLHGLADAIAVSKATLRNIKQNLFGAFVYNVAGIPFAAGVLYPFFGILLSPVIAGAAMAFSSLTVVSNANRLRFFKAQNS
- a CDS encoding cation transporter, with translation MSDLDHRVGVREQNLVVRNLKLSNVTEESCDELVKEIDQLFGIDEVSYNIKEGEIHLAYDAANVSLDGIEVVIRKYGVDVHDDWWTHTKESYYKFVDQNIKDNSVHKPWSCHQAPSGAGRKNK
- a CDS encoding cupredoxin domain-containing protein; its protein translation is MMIINLLGLVLIAMIVWWFWLYKPNKTIVQDSEVLIEVRDGVYSPSSIQVSASQPVTLKFMRKDQSPCAETMLIPSLEISEQLKLNEITQITLLNLSPGEHEFHCQMQMYRGVLKVV
- a CDS encoding HAMP domain-containing sensor histidine kinase, producing MAINNVASESFNVSLGELIGTPFEKFMLSLGITELDNTQVGQSFTISTANYGVREVEFRKGILFDYINLDRPNETSVKLIVYEFTDITEATRIKKSLIAARDRAISENKLRNEMIAKLSHELKTPLHGLIGLSDLLKMRFVGDISAKEKQIVDSLQKSAYLMKDVIDYTLKSSTLIDTIDNKNFCVIDAHSLIQDIINLVQPVADKHEIEIIFECSNCTVYAEPRGIRQVLINIFENAIKYNVHRGKVSISCSETEYGQVQITVTDTGVGMTEEEKKRCIEPYQRFSNKEGSGLGLPIAESLVRAMGGHLEISSTKNVGTTMVIRLSQLITGN
- a CDS encoding isoprenylcysteine carboxylmethyltransferase family protein, which produces MNETYDYGLWSMVILNSAIFIFFAFSFVKPKTSTDWRSLGAFSAFIVALFTEMYGFPLTIYFLSGWLTENYPEVNFFAHENGHLLHTFFGLEGDAHWDPFHIASMVFIVAGFFMLSSAWNVLHHAQKHHQLATTGWYARCRHPQYVAFILIMFGFLLQWPTIPTLAMFPILVVVYVKLAKREETQAIAEFGSEYHSYMESTPSWIPNFNKNIEGKNHENVR